A single region of the Pseudomonas sp. GGS8 genome encodes:
- the mgrA gene encoding L-glyceraldehyde 3-phosphate reductase — protein MTYTAAENRYDSIPYRRVGRSGLVLPALSLGLWHNFGDSTPIDTQRSLLRTAFDSGINHFDLANNYGPPYGSAEINFGRLLREDFKQYRDELIISSKAGWDMWPGPYGQGGGSRKYVLASLDQSLQRLGLDYVDIFYSHRFDPDTPLEETASALATAVQQGKALYIGISSYSGVKTREMAALLKEWKVPLLIHQPAYNLLNRWVEKDLLDVTDELGTGVIAFTPLAQGLLTDKYLNGIPKDARVNRPGGDSLQSSHLSEANIAHVRGLNEIARRRGQSLAQLALAWTLRDSRVTSALIGASRPEQIIENVGALKNLSFSVEELAEIDRFAQEGGINLWEKPSMAE, from the coding sequence ATGACCTACACCGCTGCCGAAAACCGCTACGACTCCATCCCTTACCGCCGCGTAGGCCGCAGCGGGCTGGTACTGCCGGCACTGTCCCTGGGGCTATGGCACAACTTCGGCGACAGTACGCCGATCGACACCCAGCGCTCGTTGCTGCGCACGGCGTTTGACTCAGGGATTAACCACTTCGACCTGGCCAACAATTATGGCCCGCCGTATGGCAGCGCCGAAATCAACTTCGGCCGTTTGCTGCGAGAAGACTTCAAGCAGTACCGCGACGAGTTGATCATCTCCAGCAAGGCCGGCTGGGACATGTGGCCCGGCCCTTACGGCCAAGGCGGCGGGTCGCGCAAATATGTGCTGGCCAGTCTCGACCAGAGCCTGCAACGGCTGGGCCTCGATTATGTGGACATCTTCTATTCCCACCGCTTCGACCCGGATACGCCGCTGGAAGAAACCGCCAGCGCACTGGCCACGGCCGTACAACAGGGCAAGGCCTTGTACATTGGTATCTCGTCTTACTCCGGGGTGAAAACCCGGGAAATGGCCGCGTTGCTCAAGGAGTGGAAAGTCCCGCTGCTGATCCACCAACCCGCCTACAACTTGCTCAACCGCTGGGTGGAGAAGGACCTGTTGGATGTCACCGACGAACTCGGTACCGGTGTGATCGCCTTCACGCCGTTGGCTCAGGGCCTGCTGACCGACAAATACCTCAACGGCATCCCGAAGGATGCGCGGGTCAATCGTCCGGGCGGTGACTCATTGCAGTCTTCGCACCTGTCTGAAGCCAACATCGCCCATGTACGTGGGCTCAACGAAATTGCCAGGCGTCGCGGCCAGAGTCTGGCGCAACTGGCGTTGGCGTGGACCCTGCGCGATTCACGGGTGACCTCGGCGCTGATCGGTGCGAGCCGGCCGGAGCAGATCATCGAGAACGTCGGGGCATTGAAGAACCTGAGTTTTAGCGTGGAAGAACTGGCGGAGATTGATCGATTTGCCCAGGAGGGCGGGATCAATTTGTGGGAGAAGCCTTCGATGGCTGAATAA
- a CDS encoding type II toxin-antitoxin system HicB family antitoxin, with amino-acid sequence MKFPVVLHKDADSEYGVIIPDVPGCFSAGATVAQAFENVKEALALHYEGLVADGDPLPQVREIDAHLDNPDYAGGVWGVVEFDITPYFGKSVRFNATLPEQLLERIDQTVRRDQRYSSRSGFLAAAALRELSA; translated from the coding sequence ATGAAATTCCCGGTCGTTCTGCACAAGGATGCCGACTCAGAATACGGAGTGATTATCCCGGACGTGCCGGGGTGCTTCTCCGCGGGCGCTACTGTGGCGCAGGCATTTGAAAATGTGAAAGAAGCGTTGGCTTTGCACTACGAAGGTCTGGTCGCCGATGGTGATCCACTTCCGCAGGTGCGTGAGATTGACGCTCATCTGGATAACCCTGATTACGCTGGCGGCGTGTGGGGTGTGGTCGAATTCGATATCACGCCTTATTTCGGCAAGTCGGTGCGCTTCAATGCCACGCTTCCTGAGCAGTTGCTTGAGCGTATCGACCAGACGGTCAGACGAGATCAGCGATATAGCTCAAGGTCTGGCTTTTTGGCGGCTGCCGCGCTACGTGAGTTGTCGGCGTAA
- a CDS encoding type II toxin-antitoxin system HicA family toxin: protein MRSREMIRMIEEDGWYLVAVKGSHHQYKHSCKSGRVTIKHPDSDLPKGTINSILKQAGLK, encoded by the coding sequence ATGCGAAGTCGGGAAATGATCAGGATGATCGAGGAGGATGGTTGGTATCTGGTGGCCGTGAAAGGTAGCCATCATCAGTACAAGCACTCGTGCAAGTCAGGCAGGGTGACGATAAAACACCCTGATTCGGATCTTCCAAAAGGAACGATCAATAGCATATTGAAACAGGCGGGTCTGAAATGA